Proteins encoded in a region of the Mesoaciditoga lauensis cd-1655R = DSM 25116 genome:
- a CDS encoding ABC transporter substrate-binding protein: MKRNFMMVLALILLLSVILMAAPIRVTLWYSGTGIYSQVLLNAVKEFNSLHKGEIEVTAVYTGSYQNTMQKLLSAMVGGQTPTLAQIEQSRVGQFIEGGAIQNLENYAKEDPEFIKDFFPALLSACTYNGKLYALPLNDSSPLLYYNKDLFRKAGLDPNNPPKTWSEVYEDAKKIAALGKDIYGLRLGNDDWLIEAYIWQFGGKIISNDGRKMLIDNPGAVEAWKFFQKMVREKVAVYTPNGKAGNTLDLSGKIGMVVRSTGSLAYLKKNVKWDLGATFMPYEKQKVVPIGGGNLYMFASASQKQKQAAWEFMKFLDSPKVTLAWGTQTGYMCARISAFNSPKMQEFLKQNPLARLTYKQLEWARRRPWYGPYREVFNVMLNGWEKLLVNTSADPAEILKEVQQKAQDILDNYY, translated from the coding sequence ATGAAGAGAAATTTTATGATGGTTTTAGCCCTCATTCTCTTACTGAGTGTGATCCTAATGGCGGCTCCTATAAGAGTAACTTTATGGTACTCAGGGACAGGAATATATTCTCAAGTATTGCTTAACGCAGTTAAGGAATTCAACTCACTTCACAAAGGTGAAATTGAGGTGACCGCTGTTTATACAGGATCATATCAAAATACCATGCAAAAACTACTTTCAGCCATGGTTGGTGGCCAAACTCCAACGCTTGCTCAAATTGAGCAGAGCAGAGTAGGACAGTTCATAGAAGGAGGAGCAATTCAGAATCTCGAAAATTACGCTAAAGAAGATCCGGAGTTTATAAAAGATTTCTTTCCTGCCTTGCTCTCAGCTTGCACATACAACGGAAAACTTTATGCACTTCCACTTAATGATAGCTCTCCTTTGCTGTATTATAACAAGGATCTTTTCCGAAAAGCTGGTCTTGATCCAAATAACCCTCCCAAAACTTGGTCAGAAGTATATGAAGACGCTAAAAAAATAGCCGCGCTTGGTAAAGATATCTATGGCTTGAGATTAGGTAATGACGACTGGCTAATAGAAGCCTATATCTGGCAATTCGGTGGAAAAATTATTTCCAATGATGGAAGAAAAATGCTTATTGATAATCCTGGCGCGGTAGAAGCTTGGAAATTCTTCCAAAAAATGGTTAGGGAAAAAGTAGCTGTTTATACTCCTAATGGTAAAGCAGGAAATACGCTTGACTTGTCTGGCAAAATAGGCATGGTGGTTCGTTCTACAGGAAGCTTGGCGTATCTCAAAAAGAATGTGAAATGGGATCTTGGAGCCACTTTTATGCCTTATGAAAAACAAAAAGTGGTTCCAATAGGTGGTGGCAATTTGTACATGTTTGCTTCGGCATCTCAAAAGCAAAAGCAGGCGGCATGGGAATTCATGAAATTCTTGGATTCTCCTAAGGTTACTTTGGCGTGGGGAACCCAGACAGGATATATGTGCGCTCGAATATCTGCATTTAATTCCCCAAAAATGCAGGAATTTCTTAAACAAAACCCATTAGCCAGATTAACATATAAACAACTTGAATGGGCTAGAAGAAGACCTTGGTACGGACCATATCGTGAAGTTTTCAATGTGATGTTAAATGGATGGGAAAAGTTGCTTGTTAATACTTCAGCAGATCCAGCGGAAATTCTTAAAGAGGTTCAACAAAAAGCTCAAGATATACTTGATAATTACTATTGA